One Mycobacterium paraseoulense genomic window, GCGGGCACAGACCGCCCGGCTGCTCATCGAGACCACGGACCTGCCGTTCGGGGACGTCGCGTTCGCGTCGGGGTTTTCCAGCATCCGCCAGTTCAACGACACCGTGCGCTTGGTCTTCGAGAACTCGCCGACGGAGCTGCGGCGGCGCGCGGCCGGCCGGCCCGGGTCGAACTCCGCTTCGCCGGGGGCGGTGTGCCTGCGATTGCCGGTCCGGACCCCGTTCGCGTATGAGGGCGTCTTCGGCCATCTGGCCGCCGGCACCGTGCCCGGCTGCGAGGAGATCCGCGACGGTGCGTATCGGCGGAGCCTGCGTCTTCCATTCGGCAGCGCCGTCGTCACCCTCACGCCGGCCGTCGATCACGTCCGCAGCGTGCTGGTCCTCGACGACTTCCGCGATCTGACGACGGCGATCGCCCGCTGCCGGCGGCTGCTGGATCTCGACGCCGATCCCGAAGCGGTGGACGACGCGCTGTCCGGCGACCCACACCTGCGTCCGGTTGTGGGAAAGGCTCCCGGACAACGCATTCCGCGCACCGTCGACGAGACCGAGCTGGCCGTTCGCGCGGTCCTGGGCCAACAAGTATCGACCAAGGCGGCGCGCACCCACGCCGGCAGGCTGGCCGCGGCCTACGGCCAGCCGGTCACCGACCCCGACGGCGGGTTGACGCATACTTTCCCGTCGGTGGAGCAGCTCGCCGAGATCGACCCCATCCACTTGGCGGTCCCGAAGGCCCGGCGACGCACCCTGAGCGCGTTGGTGGCCGGGCTCGCCGAGGGCAGCATCGTCCTGGACAGCGGGAGCGACTGGGAAGCCGCCCGCAGACAATTGCTGGACGTGCCCGGGATCGGCCCGTGGACCGCAGAGGTGATTGCGATGCGCGGGCTCGGCGACCCGGATGCCTTCCCCGCCACCGACCTCGGCCTTCGCCTGGCTGCGAAACGGCTGGGCTTACCCACTGACGAACGAGCGCTCGTCGCCCGTGGCGCCCGCTGGCGCCCCTGGCGCTCCTATGCCACCCAATACCTATGGACCACCCTCGAGCATCCGGTAAACCAATGGCCACCACAGGAGGTCGCATGATCGAGTACCGCACCATCGACAGCCCGATCGGGCCGCTGACCCTCGCCGGCCAGGATTCGGTTCTGACCATGCTTCGGATGGTCGATCAAACCTACGAACCGAGCCGCACCGGCTGGGCACCGAATCCCGTGGCATTCCAGGACGCGACGGAGCAACTCGACGCCTACTTCGCCGGTGAACTGACCGAGTTTGATTTCGAATTCGAATTGCGTGGGTCCGAATTTCAGCGGCGGGTATGGAAGGCGCTGCAGACAATTCCCTACGGCGAAACCAGATCGTACGGAACAATCGCCGCCCAGATCGGCGCTCCCGGTTCCGCACGGGCGGTGGGATTGGCGAACGGCCACAACCCCATCGCGATTGTCGTCCCCTGCCACCGCGTCATCGGCGCCAACGGCAGCCTCACCGGCTACGGAGGCGGCCTGGACCGAAAGCAAACCCTGCTGGCGCTGGAGAGGAAACACGCATCGACGAATGCCGCTTTGACATTATTCGACTAGAAATCGCTCGCATCGTGAATGCAAAAACACCCCCGTTGCCGGGGGTGTTTTTGTGTATGTTCGGCGGTGTCCTACTTTTCCACCCGGATGGGCAGTATCATCGGCGCTGACAGGCTTAGCTTCCGGGTTCGGAATGGGACCGGGCGTTTCCCTGTCGCTGTGGCCGCCGTAACTCTATTTAAATTTGGTTTCGGTGGGGGGGTGTGATGTCCAAGTTTCCTACGACGAATTGTCGCGGAAATGGAAAGTGGTTGCGATTGTGTGTTGGTAAGTTTTCGGCCGGTTAGTGCCAGTTCCCTGCACTCATTGCTGAGCTTCCAGGTCTGGCCTATCGATCCCGTGGTCTGCGGGGGGCCTTATCCCTCTAAAAGGGTGAGAAACCTGATCTTGGAGAAGGTTTCCCGCTTAGATGCTTTCAGCGGTTATCCTGTCCGAACGTGGCTATCCAGCGGTGCCCCTGGTGGGACAACTGGTATACCAGAGGTTCGTCCGTCCCGGTCCTCTCGTACTAGGGACAGGTTTCCTCAAGTTTCTGACGCGCGCGGCGGATAGAGACCGAACTGTCTCACGACGTTCTAAACCCAGCTCGCGTGCCGCTTTAATGGGCGAACAGCCCAACCCTTGGGACCTGCTCCAGCCCCAGGATGCGACGAGCCGACATCGAGGTGCCAAACCATCCCGTCGATATGGACTCTTGGGGAAGATCAGCCTGTTATCCCCGGGGTACCTTTTATCCGTTGAGCGACACCCCTTCCACTCGGGGGTGCCGGATCACTAGTCCCGACTTTCGTCCCTGCTTGACTTGTAAGTCTCGCAGTCAAGCTCCCTTGTGCACTTACACTCAACACCTGATTGCCGTCCAGGTTGAGGGAACCTTTGGGCGCCTCCGTTACATTTTAGGAGGCAACCGCCCCAGTTAAACTACCCGCCAGGCACTGTCCGTGAACCCGATAAGGGTTCGACGTTAGGTGTCCAATACGATCAGAGTGGTATTTCAACAACGACTCCGCCCCAACTGGCGTTGGGGTTTCACAGTCTCCCACCTATCCTACACAAACCGTACCGAACACCAATACCAAGTTGTAGTGAAGGTCCCGGGGTCTTTTCGTCCTGCCGCGCGTAACGAGCATCTTTACTCGTAGTGCAATTTCGCCGAGTCTATGGTTGAGACAGTTGGGAAGTCGTTACGCCATTCGTGCAGGTCGGAACTTACCCGACAAGGAATTTCGCTACCTTAGGATGGTTATAGTTACCACCGCCGTTTACTGGGGCTTAAATTCTCCGCTTCACCTTGCGGTTAACGGGTCCTCTTAACCTTCCAGCACCGGGCAGGCGTCAGTCCGTATACATCGTCTTGCGACTTCGCACGGACCTGTGTTTTTAGTAAACAGTCGCTACCCACTGGTTTCTGCGGCCGAATCCCGCTCCCACCGCAAGGGTGTTCACGGTATTCCGGCCCCCCTTCTCCCGAAGTTACGGGGGCATTTTGCCGAGTTCCTTAACCATAGTTATCTCGTACGCCTTGGTATGCTCTACCTGACCACCTGTGTCGGTTTGGGGTACGGGCCGTGTGTGTGCTCGCTAGAGGCTTTTCTTGGCAGCAGAGGATCACCGAATTCGCCTCAATCGGCTATGCATCACCTCTCAGGATTAATGAGCGACGGATTTGCCTATCGCTCTCCCTACGGGCTTGCCCCAGTATTACCACTGACTGGTACGGCTACCTTCCTGCGTCACCCCATTGCTTGACTACTACCAGCGAAGGTCCCACGCAGCCCCGAAACTCCATGCCCCCGAAGGGGAATGGTCGATCCGGTTTTGGGTGGTTAGTACCGCTGATTCGTCAGGGACGCCCACACACGGGTACGGGAATATCAACCCGTTGTCCATCGACTACGCCTGTCGGCCTCGCCTTAGGTCCCGACTCACCCTGGGCGGACTGGCCTGGCCCAGGAACCCTTGGTCTTACGGCGGGCAAGGTTCTCACTTGCCTTATCGCTACTCATGCCTGCATTCTCACTCCCCCAAACTCCACCACACGGTTACCCGGTAGCTTCGCTGCATGGGGGACGCTCCCCTACCCAACCTTACGGTTGCCGCGGCTTCGGCGGTGTGCTTGAGCCCCGCTACATTATCGGCGCACAATCACTTGACCAGTGAGCTATTACGCACTCTTTCAAGGGTGGCTGCTTCTAAGCCAACCTCCTGGTTGTCTTTGCGACTGCACATCCTTTTCCACTTAGCACACGCTTAGGGGCCTTAGCCGGCGATCTGGGCTGTTTCCCTCTCGACGTACGGAGCTTATCCCCCGCCGTCTCACTGCCACGCTATACACCACGGCATTCGGAGTTTGGCTGACGTCAGTAACCTAGTAGGGCCCATCGGCCATCCAGTAGCTCTACCTCCGTGGTGAAACACGTAACGCTGCACCTAAATGCATTTCGGGGAGAACCAGCTATCACGGAGTTTGATTGGCCTTTCACCCCTACCCACAGCTCATCCCCTCAGTCTTCAACCTAAGTGGGTTCGGGCCTCCACGCGGTCTTACCCGCGCTTCACCCTGGCCATGGGTAGATCACTCCGCTTCGGGTCCAGAACACGCCACTACACCCCAAAGGGGATGCGCCCTATTCAGACTCGCTTTCGCTGCGGCTACCCCGCACGGGTTAACCTCGCGACGTGTCCCTGACTCGCAGGCTCATTCTTCAAAAGGCACGCCATCACCCCACGAGGAGGCTCTGACGGATTGTAGGCACACGGTTTCAGGTACTCTTTCACTCCCCTCCCGGGGTACTTTTCACCATTCCCTCACGGTACTAATCCGCTATCGGTCATCGAGAAGTATTTAGGCTTACCGGGTGGTCCCGGCAGATTCACAGCAGATTCCACGGGCCCGCTGCTACTCGGGTGTTGATACAAGGTAGGTACCGGGTTTTCGCGTACCGGGCTTTCACCGTCTACGGCGGGCCGTCCCAGGCCACTTCCGCTAACCACGACACTTTCTGACTACCCCTCAGCCAGGTAGAGCTGAGACATATCAATCCCACAACCCCGCACACACAACCCCTACCCGGTTATCCATGCATGCGGTTTAGCCTGTTCCGCGTTCGCTCGCCACTACTAACGGAATCACAATTGTTTTCTTCTCCTACGGGTACTGAGATGTTTCACTTCCCCGCGTTACCTCCCGCACCCTATATATTCAGATGCGGGTAACACGACATCACTCGTGCTGGGTTTCCCCATTCGGAAATCCTCGGATCAATGCTCGGTTGACAGCTCCCCGAGGCATATCGCAGCCTCCCACGTCCTTCATCGGCTCTCGATGCCAAGGCATCCACCATGCGCCCTTAAACACTTACTTACACACAAAAACCAAAGAAGAAATTACACATTTCAACGAACACGCGACCGTTGCCGGCAACGCATTCGTTTAGATGCTCGCAACCACTATCCAATTCTCAAACACCACACCCCACCACCAAGATGGAGGGACACCACACGGACTGGCCGAGTGTTGTCTCAGGGCCCAATAGTGTGTCTGGCAATCATTTGCTGTTGCGCACCCGGCTCTCGCCCACTACAGGCGGGAACCCCTCACGGCTCGCACCCCACCAATTGGGGTGCTTTCGTGGTGCTCCTTAGAAAGGAGGTGATCCAGCCGCACCTTCCGGTACGGCTACCTTGTTACGACTTCGTCCCAATCGCCGATCCCACCTTCGACAGCTCCCTCCCAAGGGTTAGGCCACTGGCTTCGGGTGTTACCGACTTTCATGACGTGACGGGCGGTGTGTACAAGGCCCGGGAACGTATTCACCGCAGCGTTGCTGATCTGCGATTACTAGCGACTCCGACTTCACGGGGTCGAGTTGCAGACCCCGATCCGAACTGAGACCGGCTTTAAAAGGATTCGCTTAACCTTGCGGCATCGCAGCCCTTTGTACCGGCCATTGTAGCATGTGTGAAGCCCTGGACATAAGGGGCATGATGACTTGACGTCATCCCCACCTTCCTCCGAGTTGACCCCGGCAGTCTCTCACGAGTCCCCGGCATTACCCGCTGGCAACATGAGACAAGGGTTGCGCTCGTTGCGGGACTTAACCCAACATCTCACGACACGAGCTGACGACAGCCATGCACCACCTGCACACAGGCCACAAGGGAACGCCTATCTCTAGACGCGTCCTGTGCATGTCAAACCCAGGTAAGGTTCTTCGCGTTGCATCGAATTAATCCACATGCTCCGCCGCTTGTGCGGGCCCCCGTCAATTCCTTTGAGTTTTAGCCTTGCGGCCGTACTCCCCAGGCGGGGTACTTAATGCGTTAGCTACGGCACGGATCCCAAGGAAGGAAACCCACACCTAGTACCCACCGTTTACGGCGTGGACTACCAGGGTATCTAATCCTGTTCGCTCCCCACGCTTTCGCTCCTCAGCGTCAGTTACTGCCCAGAGACCCGCCTTCGCCACCGGTGTTCCTCCTGATATCTGCGCATTCCACCGCTACACCAGGAATTCCAGTCTCCCCTGCAGTACTCTAGTCTGCCCGTATCGCCCGCACGCTCACAGTTAAGCCGTGAGATTTCACGAACAACGCGACAAACCACCTACGAGCTCTTTACGCCCAGTAATTCCGGACAACGCTCGCACCCTACGTATTACCGCGGCTGCTGGCACGTAGTTGGCCGGTGCTTCTTCTCCACCTACCGTCAATCCGAGAAACCCGGACCTTCGTCGATGGTGAAAGAGGTTTACAACCCGAAGGCCGTCATCCCCCACGCGGCGTCGCTGCATCAGGCTTGCGCCCATTGTGCAATATTCCCCACTGCTGCCTCCCGTAGGAGTCTGGGCCGTATCTCAGTCCCAGTGTGGCCGGACACCCTCTCAGGCCGGCTACCCGTCGTCGCCTTGGTAGGCCATCACCCCACCAACAAGCTGATAGGCCGCGGGCCCATCCCACACCGCAAAAGCTTTCCACCACAAGGCATGCGCCAAGTGGTCCTATTCGGTATTAGACCCAGTTTCCCAGGCTTATCCCGAAGTGCAGGGCAGATTGCCCACGTGTTACTCACCCGTTCGCCACTCGAGTACCCCCGAAGGGGCCTTTCCGTTCGACTTGCATGTGTTAAGCACGCCGCCAGCGTTCGTCCTGAGCCAGGATCAAACTCTCCAAACAAAATCTCCTCGCAAAACGAGGTGAATTTCAAATCAGAGAAAATCTGACCTAACAAAAAGACACCAAATAACTGGCATCAAAGATTGCCATACCCACACACGGGGAGTGCGAGGTATGGCCAAAAAAACAACAACAAAATAAAAAGACCAAACACACTATTGAGTTCTCAAACAACACTTGTTTCGCCCGTTTTGGGGCAACCCTGCCAGCTTAATACAAGTCCGGCAGTGGAGTCAACTCCCAGTTTTGGTCTTCGAGAGACCGTTTCGGGAGCAGCCGTGCCAGGCTAGTACCAATCCAGCGAGGGAGTCAAGCGCCCGGGGTGTCGACCGCCTGGTGTGGCGACCGGCCCTGCGGGACACTGACTTTGGCTACTCTACCCGCTCGATCTCCGCTCCCAAAATCGCCAGGTTCTCGACGAACAACGGGTAGCCGCGATCGATGTGGAAGACGTCGTGTACCTCGGTGTCACCGTCGGCCACCAGCCCCGCCAGCACCAGGCCGGCACCGGCCCGAATGTCCGAACACCACACCGGGGCGCTCGACAATTGCGGCAGGCCCCGCACGACGGCATGGTGGCCGTCGGTGCGCGCGTCGGCGCCCAACCGGATCATCTCTTCGACGAAACGGAAGCGCGCCTCGAAGACGTTTTCCGTGATCATCGAGGTGCCGTCGGCGATCGACGCCAGGGCGATGGCCATCGGTTGCAAATCCGTGGGAAACCCGGGGAACGGCAGGGTCGCCACGTTGACGGCCTTGGGTCGCTCGTACTGGGTGATCCGAAAGCTGTTGTCCGTTTGGGTGACGGTCGCGCCGGCGTCGTGCAGTTTGTGCAGCACCACCTGGAGGTGGGCCGGGTCGACGCCCGTCACCGAGATGTCGCCTCGGGTCATCGCTGCGGCGATGCCCCAGGTGGCGGCGACGATGCGGTCCCCGATCACCCGGTGTTCGGTCGGGTACAGCCGCGGGACACCGGTGATGGTCATGGTCGGCGAACCGGCACCTTCGACCTGCGCGCCCATCTGGTTCAGCATGGTGCACAGGTCCACGACGTCGGGTTCGCGCGCCGCATTGTGGATCGTGGTGACACCCTCGGCCAGGACCGCGGCCATCAGGATGTTCTCGGTGGCTCCCACCGATGGAAATTCCAGCTGGATCTCCGCACCGCGCAACGTATCGGCGTGGGCGACCACGCAGCCGTGCTCGATGTTGCACTGCGCGCCCAGCTGCCGCAGCCCCGCCTGATGCATGTCCAGCGGGCGGGAACCGATCGCGTCGCCACCCGGGAGCGCGACCCTGGCGCGCTTGCAGCGGCCGACCAGCGGTCCCAGCACGCAGACCGACGCCCGGAACTGCCGCACCGCCGCGAAGTCCGCGTCGTACTTGGGCTCATCGGGAGAGGTGATGCGGGCGACATCGCCGTCGAGTTCGACGGTGGCGCCCAGGCCGCGCAACACCTCCGCCATCAACGGCACATCAAGGATGTCGGGGCAATTGGTGATGGTGCTGGTGCCTTCGGCCAGCAGCGTGGCGGCCATCAGCTTGAGCACGCTGTTCTTTGCGCCCCCTACTGCGACTTCGCCGGACAACCGGTTTCCGCCGGTCACCACGAATCGCTCAGCCACCCGCGTCAGTCTAGTGAAGCGGTATGGGCTTGTCAGTCAGGCCGCTTGACGACGATGCGCTCCGCGGGGCGGAGTGAAGCGGGAGCGGAGTGAGGAGGGGGCACCCCCAGCCCCGAAGCGGCGAGGGGGCGAGTCAAGCAGTCAGCCGAGGCACGGCCCTTTCCCGAGCCGCAGTACCGTCGTGCTCATGGCGATACACCTGACCCGCATCTACACGCGAACCGGTGACGACGGCACGACGGGGTTGAGTGACTTCTCGCGAGTCTCCAAAAACGACCCACGCCTGGTTGCCTACGCGGATTGCGACGAGGCCAACTCGGCGATCGGCGTCGCAATCGCCCTAGGTCAACCGGACGAGGAAATCGCCGGAGTGCTGCGACAGATCCAGAACGACCTGTTCGACGCCGGCGCGGACCTATCGACCCCGGTGGTGGAGAACCCCGAGTACCCGCCACTGCGGGTCACCCAGCCCTATGTCGACCGGCTCGAGGGCTGGTGTGACAAATATAACGAGAACCTGCCGGCGCTGAATTCCTTTGTGCTGCCTGGCGGTTCGGCCCTGTCGGCGCTGTTGCACGTGGCCCGCACCGTCGTCCGCCGCGCGGAACGCTCGGCGTGGGCGGCGGTGGAGGCCGCGCCGCAGCAGATCAACGTCCTTCCGGCGAAGTACTTGAACCGCCTTTCGGATCTGCTCTTCATCCTGGCGCGGGCGGCGAATCCCGACGGCGACGTGCTCTGGAAGCCCGGCGGCGGCGCGCCGAACGCGAGTTAACCCGCGGCGCCGGGACTAGACGCTGCGACGACGAGCGCGGGGTGACGGGCGGGACTCCAGCCACGACAGGAAGGCGGTCAAAGCTCCCTTGTCGAGCGCGATCTCGTAACCGGTCCGGCGATCCTGCGTCGTATCACGCAACTCCAGCACGACGATCTCGTCGGTCATGATGTCGAACTCGTCGCCGCGCGGTGCTCGGCGGGCGACGATCTCGACTCCCCTGCGGCTGAGTCGGCGGTCCGGCCACAAACGCAAGCTGGAGAGCCGGTAGAAGGCGGCCTCACCGCCGCGGTAACGGATCACGCCGTGGCGCCAGCCGTGACCTCCGACCGCGGGAATGTCGCGCATGATTCCCGCGGTGCCGCCCTGCCGCAGCTTCCACAACCGGTAACTGAGCGCGACCACCGCGCCCGCCAGGACGACGACGAGCACGACCATTCCGATCATGGGCGCGCTCATCGGCGGTTAGTCGATCGCGCCGACGGCGCGCAATCTGCCGCGCCCCCGCGCCGCGATGCGGGGGTCGTCGGACTCCGAGTCCTCCCTGGCGGCGCTTTCGTCGATCTCGGACTCGAACGCGGCGGACTCGGCCAGGACGGTCACCGTCTCTTCGGTGACCGACAGGAAGCCGCCTTCGATGGCGACCCGCAAATCGTCTTCGCCTTCGCGTTCGACGCGCACCATGGCGTCGTCGACCAACTGGGCCACGACCGGAATGTGCCGGGGCAGGATGCCGATCTCGCCGACGGTGGTGCGGGTGAACAAAAACGTTGCCTCACCCGACCAGATCTTCCGGTCGACGGCGACTATCTCGACGTTCAATTCGGCCATGCCACAGAGCCTTTCAGAGCCTTTTCGCTCACGCCTCAGGAATCCAGTTTGGCGCCGAAGCTTTCGGCTTTCTTGGCCAGGTCGTCGAGGCCACCGATCAAGAAGAACGCCTGCTCCGGGATGTGGTCGAAGTCGCCCTTGGTCAGGCGGTCGAACGCCTCGATGGTCTCCTTCAACGGCACCGTCGAACCCGGCTGGCCGGTGAACTGTTCGGCCGCCATCATGTTCTGCGAGAGGAACCGCTCGATGCGTCGTGCGCGTTGGACCAGCTGCTTGTCCTCTTCGGACAACTCGTCGATACCGAGGATCGCGATGATGTCTTGGAGGTCCTTGTAGCGCTGCAGGATCCGGATGACTTCCTGCGCCACCCGGTAGTGCTCGTCACCGACCACGCTCGGGTCGAGGATGGTCGAGCTCGAGGCCAGCGGGTCCACCGCGGGGAAGATGCCCTTGGAGAACACCGATCGCGACAGCTCGGTGGTGGCGTCCAGGTGTGCGAACGTGGTCGCCGGCGCCGGGTCGGTGTAGTCGTCGGCGGGCACGTAGACCGCCTGCATCGAGGTGATCGAGCGGCCCCGCGTCGAGGTGATGCGCTCCTGCAGCTCACCCATCTCGTCGGCCAGCGTGGGCTGGTATCCCACCGCGGAGGGCATCCGGCCGAGCAGCGTGGACACCTCGGACCCGGCCTGGGTGAATCGGAAGATGTTGTCGATGAACAGCAGCACGTCCTGGCCGGCTTCGTCGCGGAACCACTCTGCCATCGTCAGCGCCGACAGGGCCACCCGCATACGGGTGCCGGGCGGCTCGTCCATCTGACCGAACACCAGCGCGGTGTCCTTGAGCACGTCGGCCTCTTTGAGCTCTACCCAGAGGTCGTTGCCCTCACGGGTGCGCTCCCCCACTCCAGCGAAAACCGAGGTACCGCCGAAGTTTCGGGCGATACGGTTGATCATCTCCTGGATCAGCACCGTCTTGCCCACGCCGGCACCACCGAACAGCGCGATCTTGCCACCACGCACATACGGGGTGAGCAGGTCGACGACCTTCAGCCCGGTTTCGAGCATCTCGGTGCGCGGCTCGAGCTCCTCGAAGGGCGGCGGCTTGCGGTGAATCGACCAGTGCTCGAAGTCCTCGCCGTATCCCGGCTTGTCCAGGCAGTCGCCCAGCGCGTTGAAGACGTGCCCCTTGACCTCTTGGCCAACCGGAACCGAGATCGGCTTGCCGCTGTCGGTCACCTCGACACCACGGACCAGGCCGTCGGTGGGCTGCAACGAAATGGTGCGAACCAGGTTGTCCCCGAGGTGCTGTGCGACCTCCAGGGTGAGGGTCTTCTTGAGCTCCTCGAACGTGATCTCGGCGTTGAGCGCGTTGAACAGTTCGGGCACCGATCCACGCGGGAACTCGACGTCGACCACCGGGCCGGTGATCCGTACGACACGGCCGCTGGTCTCGGAGTCGGTGGACTTTTCGGTCTTTTCTGTCGTTCCAGTAGTAGCAGCCATATTTTTCTCTTCCTCGTGTGCTACATAGCGTCGGCGAGTGCGTTTGCACCACCGACGATTTCGCTGATCTCTTGGGTGATCTGGGCCTGCCGCTCGCGGTTCGCCATCAGCGTGAGCTCTTTGATCAGGTCGTCCGCGTTGTCGGTGGCCGACTTCATCGCTCGTTGACGCGACGCGAGCTCCGATGCCGCCGATTCGAGTAGCGCGGCGTAGACGCGGGTGGTTACGTACCGCGGCAGAAGCGACTCGAAAAGCGTTGTCGCGTCTGGCTCGAACGAATACAGGGTGCGTACCTCCGGTTGGTCCTCGACGTACTCGACCACCATGGGCGCGATCCGGTGAGCCGCAGCCGCCTGCGACATCATCGACTTGAACTCCGAGTAGACGATGTGCAGTTCGTCGACACCCTGGTCTTCCTGCGAGTCGTCGTCTGCACCCTGCATGAAGGCATCGACCAGGGTCGAAGCGATCTCCGCGGCGTTCTCGTACTGAGGTTGCTCGGAGAAGCCCGTCCATGATTCGGTGATGTCCCAGTTGCGGAACTTGAAGTAGTTCAGCGCCTTCCGGCCCACCGTGTACACGACCGGCGTCTTACCTTCCTCCCGCAGCAGGGAGAACAGCTCCTCGGAGCGACGGAAGATGCTGGAGTTGTAGGCGCCGCACAGCCCACGGTCGGACGACACCACCAGGACGCCGGCGCGCTTGGGTTCGTCGCGCTCGACCAACAGGGGGTGGTCCAGGGCGGCTTCGGAAGACAGGGTCGTCAACATCGCCGTGATCTGAAACGCGTAGGGCCTGGCGGATTCCAGCCGGGCCTGTGCCTTTCCGATGCGCGATGTCGCGATCATCTCCTGGGCCTTGGTGATCTTCTTGATCGAGCCCGCCGAACGGATCCGGCCGCGTAATTCGCGAAGTGTGGCAGCCATTGGTTGCTACTTCTTCTCTTTCTTTGCCTTCTTCTCCGGCGCCGGCTTCTTCACCTTCACCGACTCCTTCTCGAGGTCTTCTTCGTCCAGGGGCTCGACGTGTTCGTCGGGCACCACCGATCCACCGCCCGTGGCCGCGAAGCCCTTCTTGAAGTTGTTGATGATCTCGGTCAGCTGGTTCTCGGCCTCTTCGGGAAGCTTGCCGCTGTCACGGATACCGGCCAGGAACTTCTCCTCCGACGCCCGCATGTGGTCCAGCAACTCGGTTTCGAAACGCCGGACGTCCTCGACGGGCACGGAGTCCAGGTGGCCTCCGGTGCCCAGGAAGATCGAAACCACCTGCTCCTCAACCGGCATGGGCTGATACTGCGGTTGCTTGAGCAGTTCGACGAGCCGCTCACCGCGCTCCAGCTGCGCCTTGGAGGTCGCGTCCAGGTCGGATGCAAACGCCGCGAACGATTCCAGTTCGCGGTATTGCGACAGGTCCAGACGCAGCGAGCCGGCCACCTCTTTCATGGCCTTGATCTGCGCCGCACCGCCCACGCGGGACACCGACACACCGACGTTGATGGCCGGCCGCACACCCTGGTTGAACAGGTCGGACTCCAGGAAGCACTGACCGTCGGTGATCGAGATGACGTTGGTCGGGATGTAGGCCGAGATGTCGTTGGCCTTGGTCTCGATGATCGGCAGGCCGGTCAGTGAGCCACCCCCGAGCTCGTCGGAGAGCTTCGCGCAGCGCTCCAACAGGCGCGAGTGCAGGTAGAACACGTCACCGGGGTAGGCCTCGCGGCCCGGCGGCCGACGCAGCAGCAGCGAGATCGCCCGGTATGCCTCGGCCTGCTTGCTCAGGTCGTCGAAGACGATCAGCACGTGCTTACCGTCGTACATCCAGTGCTGGGCGATCGCCGAACCCGTGTACGGCGCAAGCCATTTGAATCCGGCCGAGTCGGACGCCGGGGCCGCGACGATGGTGGTGTAGTCCATCGCGCCACCCTCTTCGAGCGCTCGCCGGACCGACGCGATCGTGGTGCCCTTCTGACCGATGGCCACGTACACGCAGCGGACCTGCTTGCGCTCGTCGCCGCTCTCCCAGTTCCCCCGCTGGTTGAGGATGGTGTCGACGCACACCGCGGTCTTGCCGGTCTTGCGGTCGCCGATGATCAGCTGCCGCTGGCCGCGGCCGATCGGCGTCATCGCGTCGATGGCCTTGATGCCGGTCTGCAGCGGCTCGCTGACGCTCTGCCGCTGCACCACCGACGGCGCCTGGATCTCCAGCGCGCGGCGGATATCGGTGTCGATGTCGCCCCGACCGTCGATGGGCTGGCCGAGCGGATTGACAACCCGGCCCAG contains:
- a CDS encoding DNA-3-methyladenine glycosylase 2 family protein encodes the protein MHDDFERCYRAVQSKDARFDGWFVTAVLTTRIYCRPSCPVRPPFARNVRFYPTAAAAQRAGFRACKRCRPDASPGSPEWNMRGDVVARTMRLIADGTVDREGVGGLAAHLGYTTRQLERLLQAEVGAGPLALARAQRAQTARLLIETTDLPFGDVAFASGFSSIRQFNDTVRLVFENSPTELRRRAAGRPGSNSASPGAVCLRLPVRTPFAYEGVFGHLAAGTVPGCEEIRDGAYRRSLRLPFGSAVVTLTPAVDHVRSVLVLDDFRDLTTAIARCRRLLDLDADPEAVDDALSGDPHLRPVVGKAPGQRIPRTVDETELAVRAVLGQQVSTKAARTHAGRLAAAYGQPVTDPDGGLTHTFPSVEQLAEIDPIHLAVPKARRRTLSALVAGLAEGSIVLDSGSDWEAARRQLLDVPGIGPWTAEVIAMRGLGDPDAFPATDLGLRLAAKRLGLPTDERALVARGARWRPWRSYATQYLWTTLEHPVNQWPPQEVA
- a CDS encoding methylated-DNA--[protein]-cysteine S-methyltransferase; translated protein: MIEYRTIDSPIGPLTLAGQDSVLTMLRMVDQTYEPSRTGWAPNPVAFQDATEQLDAYFAGELTEFDFEFELRGSEFQRRVWKALQTIPYGETRSYGTIAAQIGAPGSARAVGLANGHNPIAIVVPCHRVIGANGSLTGYGGGLDRKQTLLALERKHASTNAALTLFD
- the murA gene encoding UDP-N-acetylglucosamine 1-carboxyvinyltransferase, with translation MAERFVVTGGNRLSGEVAVGGAKNSVLKLMAATLLAEGTSTITNCPDILDVPLMAEVLRGLGATVELDGDVARITSPDEPKYDADFAAVRQFRASVCVLGPLVGRCKRARVALPGGDAIGSRPLDMHQAGLRQLGAQCNIEHGCVVAHADTLRGAEIQLEFPSVGATENILMAAVLAEGVTTIHNAAREPDVVDLCTMLNQMGAQVEGAGSPTMTITGVPRLYPTEHRVIGDRIVAATWGIAAAMTRGDISVTGVDPAHLQVVLHKLHDAGATVTQTDNSFRITQYERPKAVNVATLPFPGFPTDLQPMAIALASIADGTSMITENVFEARFRFVEEMIRLGADARTDGHHAVVRGLPQLSSAPVWCSDIRAGAGLVLAGLVADGDTEVHDVFHIDRGYPLFVENLAILGAEIERVE
- a CDS encoding cob(I)yrinic acid a,c-diamide adenosyltransferase, whose product is MAIHLTRIYTRTGDDGTTGLSDFSRVSKNDPRLVAYADCDEANSAIGVAIALGQPDEEIAGVLRQIQNDLFDAGADLSTPVVENPEYPPLRVTQPYVDRLEGWCDKYNENLPALNSFVLPGGSALSALLHVARTVVRRAERSAWAAVEAAPQQINVLPAKYLNRLSDLLFILARAANPDGDVLWKPGGGAPNAS
- a CDS encoding DUF2550 domain-containing protein, whose protein sequence is MSAPMIGMVVLVVVLAGAVVALSYRLWKLRQGGTAGIMRDIPAVGGHGWRHGVIRYRGGEAAFYRLSSLRLWPDRRLSRRGVEIVARRAPRGDEFDIMTDEIVVLELRDTTQDRRTGYEIALDKGALTAFLSWLESRPSPRARRRSV
- a CDS encoding F0F1 ATP synthase subunit epsilon, with translation MAELNVEIVAVDRKIWSGEATFLFTRTTVGEIGILPRHIPVVAQLVDDAMVRVEREGEDDLRVAIEGGFLSVTEETVTVLAESAAFESEIDESAAREDSESDDPRIAARGRGRLRAVGAID